A window of Microbacterium luteolum contains these coding sequences:
- a CDS encoding ThuA domain-containing protein, whose translation MSGTTTPEHPIRVVVWGENRHEQVEQKVRDIYPSGMHTTIKEGIEENLRERAVVTTVTLDDPEHGLTEEVLADTDVLVWWGHAAHDEVSDEVVDRVQRHVLEGMGLLVLHSGHWSRIFGRLMGTTCTLRWRSKDDREIVWTVDPTHPIARGIPHPFLIPAQEMYGEFFDVPAPDELVFLSTFSGGEVFRSGMTYRRGFGKIFYFSPGDQDYPVYHQAEVRKVIANGVEWAKTLRPKRDIPVLLRYETEDFYNGRGYEGAMER comes from the coding sequence ATGAGCGGCACCACCACCCCCGAGCACCCCATCCGCGTCGTCGTCTGGGGGGAGAACCGACATGAGCAGGTCGAGCAGAAGGTGCGCGACATCTACCCGTCGGGCATGCACACCACCATCAAGGAGGGCATCGAGGAGAACCTCCGCGAGCGGGCGGTCGTCACGACGGTCACGCTCGACGACCCGGAGCATGGCCTGACCGAAGAGGTCCTGGCCGACACGGACGTGCTCGTGTGGTGGGGGCATGCGGCGCACGACGAGGTCTCCGACGAGGTCGTGGACCGCGTGCAGCGCCACGTTCTCGAGGGGATGGGACTCCTCGTGCTGCACTCCGGGCACTGGTCGCGCATCTTCGGCCGCCTCATGGGCACGACGTGCACCCTGCGCTGGCGCTCCAAGGACGACCGCGAGATCGTCTGGACGGTCGACCCGACGCATCCGATCGCGCGCGGCATCCCGCATCCGTTCCTCATCCCCGCGCAGGAGATGTACGGAGAGTTCTTCGACGTGCCGGCTCCGGACGAGCTCGTCTTCCTCTCGACGTTCTCGGGCGGGGAGGTGTTCCGCAGCGGGATGACCTATCGGCGCGGCTTCGGGAAGATCTTCTACTTCAGCCCCGGCGATCAGGACTATCCGGTGTATCACCAGGCCGAGGTGCGGAAGGTGATCGCGAACGGCGTGGAATGGGCGAAGACGCTGCGTCCGAAGCGCGATATCCCCGTCCTGCTGCGCTATGAGACCGAGGACTTCTACAACGGGCGCGGGTACGAGGGGGCGATGGAGCGATGA
- a CDS encoding carbohydrate ABC transporter permease gives MTTMAIVTDGAAKRRATRRSGRDILFTALGVAFLAIMLFPVYWMFNASLQPSGNTLTASLLPLNPSFAGYEKAFADQGPNLVTSLVISVGTVVFSLAIAAPAAYALAQFRYRWINVALLAVLIAQMIPGVVIANALYAAYNDLGMLNSIPGLILADATHAIPFSIMILRAFMMSVPPSIIEAARVDGAGHVRAFWSIVLPVAKNSLITAGLFAFLFSWSDFLFALTLTTTDDITPVTLGIYQYLGTQVANWSAVMATAVLSSIPAIVLLVIAQRYIAAGATGGAVK, from the coding sequence ATGACCACCATGGCCATCGTCACCGACGGCGCCGCGAAACGGCGGGCGACGCGTCGCTCCGGGCGCGACATCCTCTTCACCGCGCTCGGCGTCGCGTTCCTCGCGATCATGCTGTTCCCCGTCTACTGGATGTTCAACGCCTCGCTGCAGCCGTCGGGCAACACCCTCACCGCGTCGCTCCTTCCCCTGAACCCCAGCTTCGCGGGGTATGAGAAGGCGTTCGCCGACCAGGGGCCGAACCTCGTCACGAGCCTCGTCATCTCAGTGGGCACGGTCGTCTTCAGCCTCGCGATCGCTGCCCCGGCCGCGTACGCGCTCGCGCAGTTCCGCTATCGCTGGATCAACGTCGCGCTGCTCGCGGTGCTGATCGCGCAGATGATCCCCGGGGTCGTCATCGCGAATGCCCTCTACGCGGCCTACAACGACCTCGGCATGCTCAATTCGATCCCCGGGCTCATCCTCGCCGACGCCACTCACGCCATCCCGTTCTCGATCATGATCCTCCGGGCCTTCATGATGAGCGTGCCGCCCTCGATCATCGAGGCGGCGCGCGTGGACGGCGCCGGGCACGTTCGTGCGTTCTGGTCGATCGTGCTGCCGGTCGCGAAGAACTCGCTGATCACCGCAGGGCTCTTCGCGTTCCTGTTCTCGTGGAGCGACTTCCTCTTCGCGCTGACTCTCACGACCACCGACGACATCACCCCGGTCACCCTCGGCATCTACCAGTACCTCGGCACGCAGGTCGCGAACTGGAGCGCGGTCATGGCGACCGCGGTGCTCTCCTCGATCCCCGCGATCGTGCTGCTCGTCATCGCGCAGCGGTACATCGCCGCCGGCGCGACCGGCGGGGCCGTGAAGTAG
- a CDS encoding carbohydrate ABC transporter permease: MTTTATAPAVSAQRTPTARPTSRFRREGVVKAMFLAPAALYILLFFGYPVVKNLVMSFQEYTTKTFFTGEAPWVGWENYATVVNSGLFWPAMLNTALFTVGSIAGQFVIGLALAVFFRRRFPLSGFLRAMLLLPWLLPLIVSSATWRSILDQDSGILNEFLASVGLGAVPWLNSPDVALIAVILVNIWIGIPFNVTILYGGLQDIPEELYEAAALDGATGWKSFWHITLPNLRPVINVVLVLGVVYTLKVIDIILGLTNGGPANATQTIAIRSYQSSFVDFEFGVGAAFSNILILISLVFAIFYLRGNRKQVDE, encoded by the coding sequence ATGACGACGACAGCGACAGCACCCGCGGTGAGCGCACAGCGCACGCCCACGGCCCGACCGACCAGCCGATTCCGGCGGGAGGGCGTGGTCAAGGCGATGTTCCTCGCGCCGGCCGCGCTCTACATCCTGCTCTTCTTCGGCTATCCGGTCGTGAAGAACCTGGTGATGAGCTTCCAGGAGTACACGACGAAGACCTTCTTCACCGGCGAGGCGCCGTGGGTGGGCTGGGAGAACTACGCGACTGTCGTGAACAGCGGGCTGTTCTGGCCCGCGATGCTGAACACGGCGCTCTTCACGGTCGGCTCCATCGCCGGACAGTTCGTGATCGGGCTCGCGCTCGCCGTGTTCTTCCGGAGGCGGTTCCCGCTCAGCGGGTTCCTCCGCGCGATGCTCCTGCTGCCATGGCTGCTTCCGCTCATCGTCTCGAGCGCGACCTGGCGATCCATCCTCGACCAGGACAGCGGCATCCTCAACGAGTTCCTCGCCTCGGTCGGGCTCGGGGCGGTTCCCTGGCTGAACAGTCCGGATGTGGCGCTGATCGCCGTCATCCTCGTGAACATCTGGATCGGCATCCCGTTCAACGTGACCATCCTGTACGGCGGTCTCCAGGACATCCCGGAGGAGCTCTACGAGGCGGCAGCCCTCGACGGGGCGACCGGCTGGAAGTCGTTCTGGCACATCACGCTGCCCAACCTCCGCCCCGTGATCAACGTGGTGCTGGTGCTCGGCGTGGTCTACACGCTCAAGGTGATCGACATCATCCTGGGGTTGACCAACGGCGGGCCGGCGAACGCGACGCAGACGATCGCGATCCGCTCCTATCAGTCGTCGTTCGTCGACTTCGAGTTCGGCGTCGGCGCCGCGTTCAGCAACATCCTCATCCTCATCTCGCTGGTGTTCGCGATCTTCTACCTCCGCGGGAACCGCAAACAGGTGGACGAGTAG
- a CDS encoding ABC transporter substrate-binding protein, which produces MRTRKTLITLVAGAAVLPLALAGCGGGGSASSGDPDTLTILDYYNNEPDKTLVQDLLDQCAADIDVTIERESVPGKDLIQKVLQRSSSKTLPDVLMLDNPDVQEIAATGGLAPLSDFDVDTSGFAQGILDAATYDGEVYGLAPVVNTLGLFYNVDLFEQAGLQPPTTWDELKETAAVLTSGDQYGIAFSAIATYEGSWQFLPFMWTNGGDETDLQTPENAEALQLWVDLVGSGSASESVINWSQGDVKDQFVAGKAAMMVNGPWNIPALNETDVNWASVQVPVNKVGQTPVAPLGGEVWTVPQTGDKAKQAKAAEFVECMSGDDIELQAAESRFTVPTRTDLIPEYVEKVPSMEAFAEQVVNARSRTGELGEDWPEQATVIYNAIQLALTGKATPDEAFEQAAKG; this is translated from the coding sequence ATGCGCACACGCAAGACACTGATCACCCTGGTGGCGGGGGCCGCCGTCCTGCCGCTCGCCCTGGCCGGCTGCGGCGGGGGAGGCTCCGCATCCAGCGGCGACCCCGACACCCTCACGATCCTCGACTACTACAACAACGAGCCGGACAAGACGCTGGTGCAGGACCTGCTCGACCAGTGCGCCGCCGACATCGACGTGACCATCGAGCGCGAGTCGGTGCCGGGCAAGGACCTCATCCAGAAGGTGCTCCAGCGCTCCTCGTCCAAGACGCTCCCCGACGTGCTGATGCTCGACAACCCCGATGTGCAGGAGATCGCCGCGACCGGCGGGCTCGCGCCGCTGAGCGACTTCGACGTCGACACCTCGGGCTTCGCCCAGGGGATCCTGGATGCCGCGACCTACGACGGCGAGGTGTACGGCCTCGCGCCCGTCGTGAACACCCTCGGCCTGTTCTACAACGTCGACCTCTTCGAGCAGGCCGGCCTCCAGCCGCCCACGACCTGGGACGAGCTGAAGGAGACCGCTGCGGTGCTGACCTCCGGCGACCAGTACGGCATCGCCTTCTCGGCGATCGCGACGTACGAGGGCAGCTGGCAGTTCCTCCCGTTCATGTGGACCAACGGCGGAGACGAGACCGATCTGCAGACCCCGGAGAACGCCGAGGCGCTGCAGCTCTGGGTCGACCTCGTCGGCAGCGGATCCGCCTCCGAGAGCGTCATCAACTGGAGCCAGGGCGACGTGAAGGACCAGTTCGTCGCCGGCAAGGCCGCGATGATGGTGAACGGCCCCTGGAACATCCCCGCCTTGAACGAGACCGACGTGAACTGGGCTTCGGTCCAGGTGCCGGTGAACAAGGTCGGACAGACGCCCGTCGCACCGCTCGGCGGCGAGGTGTGGACCGTGCCGCAGACCGGTGACAAGGCGAAGCAGGCCAAGGCGGCGGAGTTCGTGGAGTGCATGTCCGGCGACGACATCGAGCTGCAGGCGGCGGAGTCGCGGTTCACGGTCCCGACCAGGACCGACCTGATCCCGGAGTACGTCGAGAAGGTGCCGTCGATGGAGGCCTTCGCCGAGCAGGTCGTCAACGCGCGTTCGCGCACGGGCGAGCTCGGCGAGGACTGGCCGGAGCAGGCGACCGTGATCTACAACGCGATCCAGCTCGCTCTCACCGGCAAGGCCACCCCGGACGAGGCCTTCGAGCAGGCGGCCAAGGGCTGA
- a CDS encoding Gfo/Idh/MocA family protein → MTEMSDGRELGVGLVGTSFMGRVHSQAWTLASRAFDLALTPRVLAVAGQDSERTAAFAARNDIARSSTDWRSLLDDPRVDVIDVCVPGDLHAVIAEEALAAGKHVLCEKPLSNSLAEAESMVAAAQSARERGIQSMVGYSYRFVPALAHARALVGAGRLGTIRHIRAQYLQDWIVAEDFPLVWRLDRERAGSGALGDIGAHIVDAAVFVTGQRLTGVSALTETFVRERPLPAATGALAATAGSGYGPVTVDDAAVFIGRTDGGALATFEATRFAAGRKNAMRLEVNGSLGSVSFDFESADELWFHDHTVDASEAGFRRIHVTEPSHPYAGAWWPAGHGLGYDHAFVHEVADFVRAIAEERTPEPSFEDGLYVQRVLDAVERSAAADAGWTPVDADRP, encoded by the coding sequence ATGACAGAGATGTCTGACGGCCGTGAGCTCGGCGTAGGTCTCGTCGGAACGTCGTTCATGGGCCGCGTGCACTCACAGGCCTGGACCCTGGCATCGCGGGCGTTCGACCTCGCGCTCACCCCTCGGGTCCTCGCCGTCGCGGGTCAGGATTCGGAGCGGACCGCCGCGTTCGCCGCGCGGAACGACATCGCCCGGTCGTCCACCGATTGGCGCAGCCTCCTCGACGATCCGCGCGTCGACGTCATCGACGTCTGCGTGCCGGGCGACCTGCATGCGGTCATCGCGGAGGAGGCGCTCGCGGCCGGCAAGCACGTGCTGTGCGAGAAGCCGCTGTCCAACTCGCTCGCCGAAGCCGAATCGATGGTCGCGGCCGCACAGTCGGCGCGCGAGCGCGGGATCCAGTCGATGGTCGGGTACAGCTACCGCTTCGTGCCGGCGCTCGCCCACGCCAGGGCGCTGGTCGGCGCCGGTCGCCTCGGGACGATCCGCCACATCCGTGCTCAGTACCTGCAGGACTGGATCGTCGCGGAGGACTTCCCGCTGGTGTGGCGCCTCGATCGCGAGCGCGCCGGCTCCGGCGCGCTCGGTGACATCGGAGCGCACATCGTGGATGCGGCCGTCTTCGTCACCGGCCAGCGGCTCACCGGGGTGAGCGCACTCACCGAGACGTTCGTCAGAGAGCGCCCGCTACCGGCCGCGACGGGTGCGCTCGCCGCGACGGCCGGCAGCGGATACGGCCCGGTCACCGTCGATGACGCCGCCGTGTTCATCGGCCGCACCGACGGCGGCGCCCTCGCGACCTTCGAGGCGACGCGCTTCGCGGCGGGACGCAAGAACGCGATGCGCCTCGAGGTCAACGGCTCGCTCGGCTCCGTCTCCTTTGATTTCGAGAGCGCCGACGAGCTGTGGTTCCACGACCACACCGTCGATGCGTCGGAGGCGGGGTTCCGTCGGATCCACGTGACGGAGCCGTCGCATCCGTACGCCGGTGCCTGGTGGCCGGCCGGCCACGGACTCGGCTACGACCACGCGTTCGTGCACGAGGTCGCCGACTTCGTGCGTGCGATCGCGGAAGAACGCACGCCGGAGCCCTCCTTCGAGGACGGCCTCTACGTGCAGCGGGTGCTCGACGCCGTCGAGCGCAGCGCAGCAGCCGACGCCGGCTGGACGCCGGTCGACGCGGATCGACCCTGA
- a CDS encoding LacI family DNA-binding transcriptional regulator — protein sequence MVTMHDVAARANVSVATVSFVVNGTKPISPATTSRVEQAMRELGYRRNPVGAALARGRTKIIGMLYPALQRPLSGTVGGFFTSAAVRAQERGYQLVLWPISNESDEAMALADTGLVDGVLLMEVQLNDNRVPALVQGRTPFALIGRTADPEGLAYVDVDFGATVTTAVETLVALGHRDFCLVTGGSRAGRFEEHGPAERSRAAFLADIEAAGLTGAVRYCLEDSREGRAFGRAFRDEHPDVTAMLLLNEHAAPGIVIGLREAGVRVPEDLSIISLGSSAHMANMVDPALTFLRSPADELGRLGVDTIIDRIENPDAGLPAVLIPCEMVPGGSIAEAPGRA from the coding sequence ATGGTCACCATGCACGACGTCGCCGCCCGAGCGAACGTCTCGGTGGCGACGGTCTCGTTCGTCGTGAACGGCACCAAGCCGATCTCGCCTGCCACGACGTCGCGCGTCGAGCAGGCGATGCGGGAGCTCGGCTACCGTCGCAATCCGGTCGGAGCCGCCCTCGCCCGCGGCCGCACCAAGATCATCGGGATGCTGTACCCCGCGCTGCAGCGCCCGCTGAGCGGCACCGTCGGAGGGTTCTTCACCAGCGCCGCTGTCCGCGCGCAGGAGCGCGGCTACCAGCTCGTGCTGTGGCCGATCAGCAACGAGTCCGACGAGGCGATGGCGCTGGCCGACACCGGGCTGGTCGACGGCGTGCTGCTGATGGAGGTGCAGCTGAACGACAATCGCGTGCCGGCATTGGTCCAGGGCCGCACCCCGTTCGCCCTCATCGGACGCACCGCGGACCCCGAAGGGCTCGCGTACGTCGACGTCGACTTCGGCGCCACCGTGACGACCGCGGTCGAGACGCTCGTCGCCCTCGGACACCGCGATTTCTGCCTGGTCACGGGCGGCTCCCGCGCCGGTCGATTCGAGGAGCACGGTCCCGCCGAGCGTTCGCGTGCCGCGTTCCTCGCCGATATTGAGGCCGCAGGACTGACCGGCGCCGTGCGCTACTGCCTCGAGGACTCGCGCGAGGGCAGGGCGTTCGGACGCGCGTTCCGCGACGAGCACCCCGACGTGACGGCCATGCTGCTGCTGAACGAGCACGCGGCGCCGGGAATCGTGATCGGTCTGCGCGAGGCCGGCGTGCGCGTGCCCGAGGACCTCTCGATCATCTCGTTGGGTTCCTCGGCCCACATGGCGAACATGGTCGACCCCGCCCTGACGTTCCTCCGCTCACCGGCCGACGAGCTGGGGCGCCTCGGCGTCGACACCATCATCGACCGGATCGAGAATCCCGACGCGGGGCTGCCCGCCGTGCTCATCCCGTGCGAGATGGTGCCGGGCGGCTCCATCGCCGAGGCCCCGGGCCGCGCCTAG
- a CDS encoding mandelate racemase/muconate lactonizing enzyme family protein has translation MSEIIRIDVRPLSVRMPRPWVPEAPDLHLVRVDVEDRDGGVGSGFSWTPTIGARAVAALLEDDIRRFALGRDSDPTVLWPALWAHLHEAGGGGITTIAMAGLDLALWDLRARSRGVGVPDLLGRTQERLPVYGSGVNLHYTEAELAAQVERWVERGIRAVKIKVGRPDLGEDVARVALVREILGADRQLMIDANQRWDVDRATRAMSALAPFDLTWIEEPLRSDDTAGYRELARRITTPIALGENLHTVHRFREALDAGFAAVVQPNVIRVGGITPFLEIAGLAEERGVTLAPHLLPDLSAQLAVTLPRATWVEDVEDAGFDALGILAAPSPVRIEGAWATVSSAPGLGLDLIVPAVA, from the coding sequence ATGAGCGAGATCATCCGGATCGACGTCCGGCCCCTGTCGGTGCGGATGCCGCGGCCCTGGGTGCCGGAGGCCCCCGACCTGCATCTCGTGCGCGTCGACGTGGAGGATCGCGACGGAGGCGTGGGGAGCGGATTCTCCTGGACGCCGACGATCGGAGCCCGTGCGGTCGCCGCGCTTCTGGAGGACGACATCCGCCGCTTCGCGCTCGGTCGCGACAGCGACCCGACAGTGCTGTGGCCCGCGCTGTGGGCTCATCTCCACGAGGCCGGTGGAGGCGGAATCACCACGATCGCCATGGCAGGCCTCGACCTCGCGCTCTGGGACCTGCGCGCGCGTTCACGCGGGGTCGGCGTGCCCGACCTGCTCGGCCGCACGCAGGAGCGGCTTCCGGTCTACGGCTCGGGCGTCAATCTGCACTACACGGAGGCCGAGCTCGCCGCACAGGTCGAGCGGTGGGTCGAGCGCGGCATCCGGGCGGTGAAGATCAAGGTCGGGCGGCCGGACCTCGGTGAGGACGTGGCGCGGGTCGCGCTCGTGCGGGAGATCCTGGGTGCCGACCGGCAGCTCATGATCGACGCGAATCAGCGGTGGGATGTCGATCGGGCCACGCGCGCCATGAGTGCACTCGCCCCCTTCGATCTCACCTGGATCGAGGAGCCGCTGCGCTCCGACGACACCGCCGGCTACCGCGAGCTGGCCCGGCGCATCACGACGCCGATCGCCCTCGGTGAGAACCTGCACACCGTGCACCGCTTCCGGGAGGCGCTCGACGCGGGATTCGCCGCGGTCGTCCAGCCGAATGTCATCCGCGTAGGAGGGATCACTCCCTTCCTCGAGATCGCCGGCCTGGCCGAGGAGCGCGGCGTCACGCTCGCTCCGCACCTCCTGCCCGATCTCTCGGCGCAGCTCGCCGTGACGCTTCCGCGTGCGACCTGGGTCGAGGACGTGGAGGATGCCGGATTCGACGCACTCGGCATCCTGGCCGCGCCCTCGCCCGTGCGCATCGAGGGCGCCTGGGCGACGGTGTCCTCGGCTCCGGGGCTCGGGCTCGACCTCATCGTGCCCGCCGTCGCCTAG
- a CDS encoding 5-dehydro-4-deoxyglucarate dehydratase: MTLAFRDGPLYFPVTAFDADGEVDLATTARVLAEGMEHGPGGVFPACGTGEFHALSATESLSVVRVAIDTVAGRVPVVAGVGGPVGQAIASVRELAGMGADGILLLPPYLVGSSQEGLVRYVSAVAEASTLPVVVYHRGSARFTAETFARLLAEQPTIVGFKDGIGDVALAQAIVLAARRVRDDVQFFNGLLTAEASQAAYRAIGIPLYSSAVFAMAPRIASAFYRAYVDGDSAACDRLLEGFYHPLVALRDTTPGYAVALIKAGLRLSGAPVGGVRPPLTDPGDAHSEELRRILDAGERMLGGS; the protein is encoded by the coding sequence ATGACACTCGCATTCCGCGATGGCCCCCTCTACTTCCCGGTCACGGCCTTCGACGCCGACGGCGAGGTGGATCTCGCGACCACGGCGCGGGTGCTCGCCGAAGGGATGGAGCACGGACCCGGCGGAGTGTTCCCCGCCTGCGGCACCGGCGAGTTCCATGCCCTCTCCGCCACGGAATCCCTCAGCGTCGTGCGGGTCGCGATCGACACGGTCGCGGGGCGCGTCCCGGTGGTCGCCGGCGTCGGCGGACCGGTCGGGCAGGCGATCGCGTCGGTCCGCGAGCTGGCCGGGATGGGGGCCGACGGCATCCTGCTGCTTCCGCCGTATCTCGTCGGCAGCTCGCAGGAGGGGCTGGTCCGCTATGTGAGCGCGGTCGCGGAGGCGTCGACCCTCCCGGTCGTCGTCTACCACCGCGGCAGCGCGCGCTTCACCGCCGAGACGTTCGCGCGCCTGCTGGCCGAGCAGCCCACGATCGTGGGGTTCAAAGACGGGATCGGAGACGTGGCCCTCGCCCAGGCGATCGTCCTCGCGGCGCGCCGCGTGCGCGACGACGTGCAGTTCTTCAACGGCCTGCTCACCGCCGAGGCCAGCCAGGCGGCGTACCGCGCGATCGGAATCCCGCTCTACTCCTCCGCCGTCTTTGCCATGGCGCCGCGGATCGCCTCGGCCTTCTACCGCGCGTACGTCGACGGCGACAGCGCCGCGTGCGATCGTCTGCTCGAAGGGTTCTACCATCCGCTCGTCGCCCTCCGCGACACGACGCCGGGCTACGCGGTCGCGCTGATCAAGGCGGGGCTGCGCTTGAGCGGAGCCCCGGTCGGCGGCGTCCGTCCCCCGCTGACCGACCCGGGTGATGCCCACTCGGAGGAGCTGCGCCGGATCCTCGACGCCGGCGAGCGGATGCTCGGCGGCTCATGA
- a CDS encoding NAD-dependent epimerase/dehydratase family protein: protein MRVAVTGASGRVGRAVVDVLVAAGHEVQRLDRAPGEEITQIDLTDAEATADLLRGIAPQALVHLAAIAVPFSAPERDIFTVNTGMAFTAIEAAVAAGVTRILVASSPTVLGYGTPDWTPERLPLDESAPTAPANAYALSKVCVEETVAAFARSAPSVRLASFRPCYVITPEEWDGAPTQQGHTVLDRLRDPALAAVSLFNYVDARDVGVFIDAWLAADAAPSGARYFVGAADALAVDPLDELLPRFHPGTRDAAPALRGTSSAFDNTAATRDTGWVPRRSWRTELHPDALAALAASTSAPDGRTSR, encoded by the coding sequence ATGCGAGTAGCAGTCACCGGCGCATCGGGACGCGTGGGGCGCGCGGTCGTCGACGTGCTCGTCGCCGCGGGACACGAGGTGCAGCGTCTCGACCGTGCCCCGGGCGAGGAGATCACGCAGATCGACCTGACCGATGCGGAGGCGACAGCCGACCTGCTGCGCGGCATCGCACCGCAGGCGCTCGTCCACCTCGCCGCGATTGCGGTGCCGTTCAGCGCGCCAGAGCGGGACATCTTCACCGTGAACACGGGCATGGCCTTCACCGCCATCGAGGCCGCCGTCGCCGCCGGCGTCACGCGGATCCTCGTCGCATCGAGTCCGACGGTGCTCGGCTACGGCACCCCGGATTGGACCCCGGAGCGGCTGCCGCTCGACGAGTCGGCTCCCACGGCCCCCGCGAACGCCTACGCCCTGTCGAAGGTGTGCGTGGAGGAGACGGTCGCCGCGTTCGCCCGCTCCGCACCGTCCGTGCGTCTCGCCTCTTTCCGCCCCTGTTACGTCATCACGCCCGAGGAGTGGGACGGGGCTCCCACCCAGCAGGGGCACACGGTCCTCGACCGGCTGCGGGACCCGGCGCTCGCCGCCGTCTCGCTGTTCAACTACGTCGACGCCCGCGACGTCGGCGTCTTCATCGACGCCTGGCTCGCGGCGGATGCCGCACCGAGTGGGGCCCGCTACTTCGTCGGCGCGGCGGATGCCCTGGCCGTCGACCCGCTCGACGAGCTGCTGCCACGCTTCCACCCCGGCACGCGCGACGCGGCCCCTGCGCTGCGCGGAACCTCCAGCGCCTTCGACAACACGGCAGCGACGCGCGACACGGGTTGGGTCCCGCGACGCTCCTGGCGCACCGAACTCCACCCCGATGCTCTCGCGGCTCTCGCCGCATCCACATCCGCTCCCGACGGAAGGACCTCCCGATGA